From Penaeus chinensis breed Huanghai No. 1 chromosome 18, ASM1920278v2, whole genome shotgun sequence, one genomic window encodes:
- the LOC125034800 gene encoding arrestin homolog, whose amino-acid sequence MVNAVKVFKKTAPNGKVTAYLSRRDFVDHITHTSPVDGVVVVDHDYLRGRRVFARVAVTYRYGREEDEVMGLHFSKELELVNTEVAPHAGDIQMTDVQERLIKKLGANAYPISVTLPQNAPCSVSLDSGNEDTSQPLGVIYDLRLYVADRKEERPHKRNSVSFAVRKVQFAPIEPSNRQPQTLVSKSFTLSPGKLNLEVTLDRDVYFHGQNIDARLSINNVSKKTVKNMKAEVVQHVEVTMTNTHFSRVVASLESREGCPITPGCNLSKTFSLNPIASVNKRRFGIALDGQMKDQDANLASSTIVAEGKNVNDALGIIVSYSLRVKLNCGAIGGDLTADLPFKLMHPDPTSSKGSLRKMQSTDNIEFEEFARLRRGQSVADD is encoded by the exons ATGGTTAACGCAGTCAAGGTTTTCAAGAAAACCGCACCTAATG GTAAGGTCACCGCGTACCTAAGTCGGCGGGACTTCGTGGACCACATCACCCACACCTCCCCCGTGGACGGTGTGGTTGTTGTGGACCATGATTACCTGCGAGGAAGGAGGGTCTTCGCGCGCGTGGCGGTCACGTACCGCTACGGCCGCGAGGAGGATGAAGTCATGGGACTTCACTTCAGCAAGGAGCTCGAGCTCGTTAACACCGAGGTCGCTCCCCATGCTGGAGACATCCAAATGACCGACGTCCAGGAACGACTCATCAAGAAGCTGGGTGCCAACGCCTACCCCATCAGCGTGACACTTCCCCAGAACGCtccctgctctgtctctctcgacAGCGGGAATGAGGATACC AGCCAGCCTCTTGGTGTGATCTACGATCTCAGGCTGTACGTTGCTGACCGCAAGGAGGAACGTCCTCACAAGCGGAACTCCGTCAGCTTCGCCGTTCGAAAGGTCCAGTTTGCTCCTATTGAACCCAGCAATCGCCAGCCCCAGACCCTGGTAAGCAAGAGCTTCACGCTCTCTCCTGGCAAGCTGAACCTCGAGGTCACCCTGGACCGCGACGTCTACTTCCATGGCCAGAATATCGATGCTCGTCTGTCCATCAACAACGTCTCCAAGAAGACCGTGAAGAACATGAAGGCTGAGGTTGTGCAGCACGTGGAGGTCACCATGACCAACACTCACTTCAGCCGAGTCGTGGCTTCACTCGAGTCTCGCGAAGGATGTCCCATCACCCCAGGATGCAACCTCAGCAAGACCTTCTCCCTCAACCCTATTGCCTCCGTCAACAAGCGACGCTTCGGCATCGCCCTCGACGGCCAAATGAAGGACCAGGACGCCAACTTGGCATCCTCTACTATCGTAGCAGAAGGTAAGAACGTCAATGACGCCTTGGGCATTATCGTGTCCTACTCTCTCCGTGTGAAGCTGAACTGCGGCGCCATTGGTGGTGACCTGACTGCTGACTTGCCCTTCAAGCTCATGCACCCTGACCCCACCTCTTCCAAGGGGTCACTGCGCAAGATGCAGTCTACTGATAACATCGAATTCGAGGAATTTGCTCGACTTCGTCGCGGCCAGTCCGTCGCTGATGACTAA
- the LOC125034799 gene encoding arrestin homolog produces the protein MVNAVKVFKKTAPNGKVTAYLSRRDFVDHITHTSPVDGVVVVDHDYLRGRRVFARVAVTYRYGREEDEVMGLNFSKELELVNTEVAPNTGQIQTNDVQERLIKKLGSNAYPISVALPENAPCSVTLDNGDESSSHPMGVIYELKLYVADSKEERPHKRNSVSFAVRKVQYAVPEISNRQPQTLVSKSFTLSPGKLNLEVNLDRELYFHGQPVEAHLSINNASRKTVKNIKAQVVQHVEVTMTNNQFSRVVASLESREGCPITPGSNLSKALTLNPIASVNKRRFGIALDGQIKDQDANLASSTVVAAGKNINDALGVIVSYSVRVKLNCGAIGGELTADLPFKLMHPDPSATKTTIRKMQSTDNFEFEDFARLRRGQSVADD, from the exons ATGGTGAACGCCGTCAAAGTTTTCAAGAAGACTGCGCCTAATG GTAAAGTCACCGCTTACCTAAGTCGGCGGGACTTCGTGGACCACATCACCCACACCTCCCCCGTGGACGGTGTGGTTGTTGTGGACCATGATTACCTGCGAGGAAGGAGGGTCTTCGCGCGCGTGGCGGTCACCTACCGCTACGGTCGCGAGGAGGATGAGGTCATGGGACTTAACTTCAGCAAGGAGCTCGAGCTCGTCAACACCGAGGTCGCCCCGAACACTGGTCAGATCCAGACGAATGATGTCCAGGAACGACTCATCAAGAAACTAGGCAGCAACGCCTACCCGATCAGCGTCGCTCTCCCGGAAAACGCCCCGTGCTCAGTCACTCTGGACAACGGGGATGAGTCATCT AGCCATCCCATGGGTGTGATCTACGAACTTAAGTTGTACGTGGCTGACAGCAAGGAGGAACGTCCTCACAAGCGGAACTCCGTCAGCTTCGCCGTCCGCAAGGTCCAGTACGCCGTCCCGGAGATCAGCAACCGCCAGCCCCAAACGCTGGTCAGCAAGAGCTTTACGCTCTCTCCTGGCAAGCTAAACCTCGAGGTGAACCTCGACCGTGAGCTCTATTTCCACGGCCAACCTGTTGAAGCTCATCTGTCGATCAACAACGCCTCAAGGAAGACTGTCAAGAACATCAAGGCTCAGGTCGTGCAACATGTGGAAGTGACCATGACCAACAACCAGTTCAGTCGAGTCGTGGCCTCGCTCGAGTCTCGCGAAGGATGCCCCATCACCCCGGGATCCAACCTCAGCAAGGCCCTCACCCTCAACCCCATCGCCTCCGTGAACAAGCGACGCTTTGGCATCGCCCTCGACGGCCAAATCAAGGACCAGGACGCCAACTTGGCATCCTCCACTGTGGTTGCCGCCGGGAAGAATATCAACGACGCCCTTGGTGTGATTGTCTCCTACTCCGTCCGCGTGAAGCTGAACTGCGGCGCCATTGGCGGTGAGCTGACTGCCGACCTTCCCTTCAAGCTGATGCACCCCGACCCCTCCGCCACCAAGACAACCATACGCAAAATGCAATCCACTGACAATTTCGAATTCGAGGACTTCGCTCGCCTTCGTCGCGGCCAGTCTGTAGCCGATGATTGA